Proteins encoded in a region of the Esox lucius isolate fEsoLuc1 chromosome 9, fEsoLuc1.pri, whole genome shotgun sequence genome:
- the slc25a23a gene encoding calcium-binding mitochondrial carrier protein SCaMC-3 isoform X3: MFRSLDRNNDGEIDVSEIQNSLQSLGIAVSQRQAAKIMKSMDRDGNMTIDWDEWRDHFLFNPIHSLEDISLYWKHSHMLDIGDNLTCPDEFSEQEKKSGFVWRQLMAGAMAGSVSRTGTAPLDRIKVFLQVHGSTPGNPAGALGAGNIISGLRAMVKEGGLGSLWRGNGVNVLKIAPETAIKFWAYEQIKTLLRGSEKRGPLKVHERFVAGSLAGATAQTAIYPMEVLKTRLTLGKTGQYGGVLDCARQILQREGVRAFYKGYLPNIIGIVPYAGIDLAVYETMKNAWLARHTGSVDPGVFVLVGCGTMSSTCGQLASYPLALIRTRMQAQASVKGGPQLSMLGLFQNIVTQEGVAGLYRGIAPNFLKVIPAVSISYVVYEHMRWRIEKTLG, translated from the exons ATGTTCCGTAGCCTGGATCGCAACAATGATG GTGAGATAGATGTGTCAGAGATCCAGAACTCCCTCCAGTCTCTGGGAATAGCTGTGAGCCAGAGACAGGCTGCAAAGATCATGAAGAG TATGGACAGGGACGGAAACATGACCATCGACTGGGACGAGTGGCGAGATCACTTCCTGTTCAACCCCATTCACAGCCTGGAGGACATCTCGCTCTACTGGAAACACTCTCAT ATGCTGGACATTGGAGACAACCTGACGTGTCCTGACGAGTTCTCGGAGCAGGAGAAGAAGTCGGGGTTCGTCTGGAGACAGCTGATGGCCGGAGCCATGGCTGGATCCGTCTCCCGGACTGGCACCGCCCCCCTGGACCGCATCAAAGTCTTCCTGCAG GTGCACGGTTCTACCCCGGGGAACCCAGCGGGGGCGCTTGGGGCGGGGAACATCATCAGTGGGCTGAGGGCCATGGTGAAGGAGGGGGGCTTGGGTTCCCTGTGGAGGGGCAACGGGGTCAACGTCCTGAAGATCGCCCCGGAGACCGCCATCAAGTTCTGGGCCTACGAGCAG ATAAAGACGCTGTTGCGGGGCAGTGAAAAGAGGGGTCCTCTGAAGGTTCACGAGAGGTTTGTGGCCGGTTCCCTGGCAGGAGCCACCGCCCAGACCGCCATCTACCCAATGGAG GTGCTGAAGACCCGTCTGACCCTGGGCAAGACCGGTCAGTACGGCGGCGTGTTGGACTGCGCCAGGCAGATCCTCCAACGGGAGGGAGTCAGGGCCTTCTACAAAGGGTACTTGCCCAACATCATCGGCATCGTGCCCTACGCTGGCATCGACCTTGCCGTCTacgag ACCATGAAGAACGCGTGGCTCGCCAGGCACACAGGCTCAGTGGACCCGGGAGTCTTCGTGCTGGTGGGATGTGGAACCATGTCCAGTACCTGTGGTCAACTGGCCAGCTACCCTCTGGCTCTGATCCGGACTCGGATGCAGGCCCAGG CCTCGGTGAAGGGCGGCCCCCAGCTCTCCATGCTGGGTCTGTTCCAGAACATTGTGACCCAGGAGGGCGTGGCAGGGCTCTACCGCGGCATTGCCCCCAACTTCCTGAAAGTCATCCCCGCCGTCAGCATCTCCTACGTTGTCTACGAACACATGAG GTGGAGAATAGAGAAGACTTTGGGATAG
- the slc25a23a gene encoding calcium-binding mitochondrial carrier protein SCaMC-3 isoform X2: MGLPGDDVPWGWTTRARCQEDVDPEREKRWVEMFDELDLNNDGVIDIHELRTGLAKRGLSRRAVDRIVKEGDSNNDGELDFNEFCQYLRSHEEELRVMFRSLDRNNDGEIDVSEIQNSLQSLGIAVSQRQAAKIMKSMDRDGNMTIDWDEWRDHFLFNPIHSLEDISLYWKHSHMLDIGDNLTCPDEFSEQEKKSGFVWRQLMAGAMAGSVSRTGTAPLDRIKVFLQVHGSTPGNPAGALGAGNIISGLRAMVKEGGLGSLWRGNGVNVLKIAPETAIKFWAYEQIKTLLRGSEKRGPLKVHERFVAGSLAGATAQTAIYPMEVLKTRLTLGKTGQYGGVLDCARQILQREGVRAFYKGYLPNIIGIVPYAGIDLAVYETMKNAWLARHTGSVDPGVFVLVGCGTMSSTCGQLASYPLALIRTRMQAQASVKGGPQLSMLGLFQNIVTQEGVAGLYRGIAPNFLKVIPAVSISYVVYEHMRWRIEKTLG, translated from the exons ATGGGGCTACCAGGGGATGATGTACCCTGGGGCTGGACCACTCGGGCTCGTTGCCAGGAGGATGTGGACCCGGAGAGGGAGAAGCGATGGGTCGAAATGTTTGACGAACTGGACTTGAACAATGACGGAGTAATCGATATCCACGAGCTCCGTACTGGTTTGGCGAAGCGAGGGCTCTCCCGCCGCGCTGTGGACCGG ATCGTCAAGGAGGGCGACTCCAACAACGACGGGGAGCTGGACTTCAACGAATTCTGCCAGTACCTCCGCTCCCATGAGGAGGAGCTCAGGGTCATGTTCCGTAGCCTGGATCGCAACAATGATG GTGAGATAGATGTGTCAGAGATCCAGAACTCCCTCCAGTCTCTGGGAATAGCTGTGAGCCAGAGACAGGCTGCAAAGATCATGAAGAG TATGGACAGGGACGGAAACATGACCATCGACTGGGACGAGTGGCGAGATCACTTCCTGTTCAACCCCATTCACAGCCTGGAGGACATCTCGCTCTACTGGAAACACTCTCAT ATGCTGGACATTGGAGACAACCTGACGTGTCCTGACGAGTTCTCGGAGCAGGAGAAGAAGTCGGGGTTCGTCTGGAGACAGCTGATGGCCGGAGCCATGGCTGGATCCGTCTCCCGGACTGGCACCGCCCCCCTGGACCGCATCAAAGTCTTCCTGCAG GTGCACGGTTCTACCCCGGGGAACCCAGCGGGGGCGCTTGGGGCGGGGAACATCATCAGTGGGCTGAGGGCCATGGTGAAGGAGGGGGGCTTGGGTTCCCTGTGGAGGGGCAACGGGGTCAACGTCCTGAAGATCGCCCCGGAGACCGCCATCAAGTTCTGGGCCTACGAGCAG ATAAAGACGCTGTTGCGGGGCAGTGAAAAGAGGGGTCCTCTGAAGGTTCACGAGAGGTTTGTGGCCGGTTCCCTGGCAGGAGCCACCGCCCAGACCGCCATCTACCCAATGGAG GTGCTGAAGACCCGTCTGACCCTGGGCAAGACCGGTCAGTACGGCGGCGTGTTGGACTGCGCCAGGCAGATCCTCCAACGGGAGGGAGTCAGGGCCTTCTACAAAGGGTACTTGCCCAACATCATCGGCATCGTGCCCTACGCTGGCATCGACCTTGCCGTCTacgag ACCATGAAGAACGCGTGGCTCGCCAGGCACACAGGCTCAGTGGACCCGGGAGTCTTCGTGCTGGTGGGATGTGGAACCATGTCCAGTACCTGTGGTCAACTGGCCAGCTACCCTCTGGCTCTGATCCGGACTCGGATGCAGGCCCAGG CCTCGGTGAAGGGCGGCCCCCAGCTCTCCATGCTGGGTCTGTTCCAGAACATTGTGACCCAGGAGGGCGTGGCAGGGCTCTACCGCGGCATTGCCCCCAACTTCCTGAAAGTCATCCCCGCCGTCAGCATCTCCTACGTTGTCTACGAACACATGAG GTGGAGAATAGAGAAGACTTTGGGATAG
- the slc25a23a gene encoding calcium-binding mitochondrial carrier protein SCaMC-3 isoform X1 produces MGLPGDDVPWGWTTRARCQEDVDPEREKRWVEMFDELDLNNDGVIDIHELRTGLAKRGLSRRAVDRQIVKEGDSNNDGELDFNEFCQYLRSHEEELRVMFRSLDRNNDGEIDVSEIQNSLQSLGIAVSQRQAAKIMKSMDRDGNMTIDWDEWRDHFLFNPIHSLEDISLYWKHSHMLDIGDNLTCPDEFSEQEKKSGFVWRQLMAGAMAGSVSRTGTAPLDRIKVFLQVHGSTPGNPAGALGAGNIISGLRAMVKEGGLGSLWRGNGVNVLKIAPETAIKFWAYEQIKTLLRGSEKRGPLKVHERFVAGSLAGATAQTAIYPMEVLKTRLTLGKTGQYGGVLDCARQILQREGVRAFYKGYLPNIIGIVPYAGIDLAVYETMKNAWLARHTGSVDPGVFVLVGCGTMSSTCGQLASYPLALIRTRMQAQASVKGGPQLSMLGLFQNIVTQEGVAGLYRGIAPNFLKVIPAVSISYVVYEHMRWRIEKTLG; encoded by the exons ATGGGGCTACCAGGGGATGATGTACCCTGGGGCTGGACCACTCGGGCTCGTTGCCAGGAGGATGTGGACCCGGAGAGGGAGAAGCGATGGGTCGAAATGTTTGACGAACTGGACTTGAACAATGACGGAGTAATCGATATCCACGAGCTCCGTACTGGTTTGGCGAAGCGAGGGCTCTCCCGCCGCGCTGTGGACCGG CAGATCGTCAAGGAGGGCGACTCCAACAACGACGGGGAGCTGGACTTCAACGAATTCTGCCAGTACCTCCGCTCCCATGAGGAGGAGCTCAGGGTCATGTTCCGTAGCCTGGATCGCAACAATGATG GTGAGATAGATGTGTCAGAGATCCAGAACTCCCTCCAGTCTCTGGGAATAGCTGTGAGCCAGAGACAGGCTGCAAAGATCATGAAGAG TATGGACAGGGACGGAAACATGACCATCGACTGGGACGAGTGGCGAGATCACTTCCTGTTCAACCCCATTCACAGCCTGGAGGACATCTCGCTCTACTGGAAACACTCTCAT ATGCTGGACATTGGAGACAACCTGACGTGTCCTGACGAGTTCTCGGAGCAGGAGAAGAAGTCGGGGTTCGTCTGGAGACAGCTGATGGCCGGAGCCATGGCTGGATCCGTCTCCCGGACTGGCACCGCCCCCCTGGACCGCATCAAAGTCTTCCTGCAG GTGCACGGTTCTACCCCGGGGAACCCAGCGGGGGCGCTTGGGGCGGGGAACATCATCAGTGGGCTGAGGGCCATGGTGAAGGAGGGGGGCTTGGGTTCCCTGTGGAGGGGCAACGGGGTCAACGTCCTGAAGATCGCCCCGGAGACCGCCATCAAGTTCTGGGCCTACGAGCAG ATAAAGACGCTGTTGCGGGGCAGTGAAAAGAGGGGTCCTCTGAAGGTTCACGAGAGGTTTGTGGCCGGTTCCCTGGCAGGAGCCACCGCCCAGACCGCCATCTACCCAATGGAG GTGCTGAAGACCCGTCTGACCCTGGGCAAGACCGGTCAGTACGGCGGCGTGTTGGACTGCGCCAGGCAGATCCTCCAACGGGAGGGAGTCAGGGCCTTCTACAAAGGGTACTTGCCCAACATCATCGGCATCGTGCCCTACGCTGGCATCGACCTTGCCGTCTacgag ACCATGAAGAACGCGTGGCTCGCCAGGCACACAGGCTCAGTGGACCCGGGAGTCTTCGTGCTGGTGGGATGTGGAACCATGTCCAGTACCTGTGGTCAACTGGCCAGCTACCCTCTGGCTCTGATCCGGACTCGGATGCAGGCCCAGG CCTCGGTGAAGGGCGGCCCCCAGCTCTCCATGCTGGGTCTGTTCCAGAACATTGTGACCCAGGAGGGCGTGGCAGGGCTCTACCGCGGCATTGCCCCCAACTTCCTGAAAGTCATCCCCGCCGTCAGCATCTCCTACGTTGTCTACGAACACATGAG GTGGAGAATAGAGAAGACTTTGGGATAG